A genomic segment from Tessaracoccus defluvii encodes:
- a CDS encoding type II toxin-antitoxin system RelE family toxin, whose protein sequence is MSYRIEVAPAAVRQLRKLDRAAQRRVQAAIELLASKPRPSGAKKLVGGDGEWRVRTGDYRIVYEIHDSVLLVLVVAVGHRRDIYERR, encoded by the coding sequence ATGAGCTACCGGATAGAGGTCGCGCCCGCTGCGGTTCGACAGCTACGCAAGCTGGACCGGGCCGCCCAGCGGCGGGTCCAGGCGGCGATCGAACTGCTTGCCAGCAAACCGCGCCCGAGCGGGGCCAAGAAGCTGGTTGGAGGCGACGGCGAGTGGCGTGTCCGGACCGGTGACTACCGGATCGTCTACGAGATTCACGACAGCGTGTTGCTCGTCCTTGTCGTTGCCGTCGGCCACCGCCGCGACATCTACGAACGCCGGTAG
- the nusB gene encoding transcription antitermination factor NusB, whose translation MAEAGPHYSAQTKARKAALDILFMADQRGASISETFTEQRSLAGGVVRELTSAIVLGVAEHQLEIDQRIEESTNSAWPLDRMPSVDRCLARLAVFELDYTDTPPAAVISEAVRLAGDLSTDDSPSFLNGLLSKALAVKPTTD comes from the coding sequence ATGGCAGAGGCCGGACCCCACTACTCCGCGCAGACGAAGGCCCGCAAGGCCGCCCTGGACATCCTGTTCATGGCGGACCAGCGGGGAGCCTCGATCAGCGAGACGTTCACCGAACAGCGCTCGCTGGCTGGGGGCGTGGTCCGCGAACTCACCAGTGCGATCGTGCTGGGCGTCGCGGAGCACCAGCTGGAGATCGACCAGCGCATCGAGGAATCCACCAACTCGGCATGGCCGCTCGACCGGATGCCTTCGGTCGACCGCTGCCTGGCCCGACTGGCCGTCTTCGAACTCGACTACACAGACACGCCGCCCGCGGCTGTCATCTCCGAGGCCGTCCGGCTCGCGGGCGACCTCAGCACGGACGACTCCCCGTCGTTCCTCAACGGCCTTCTCTCGAAGGCACTCGCAGTAAAGCCCACCACGGACTAG
- a CDS encoding type II toxin-antitoxin system Phd/YefM family antitoxin, protein MTAVSATSARANLYRLIDQVNEESEPLTITGQRGNAVLIGEEDWLAIQETLFLESVPGLADSIRRSRAEGVDAGSTELDW, encoded by the coding sequence ATGACTGCTGTGAGCGCAACGTCTGCCCGCGCGAACCTGTACCGGTTGATCGACCAGGTCAACGAGGAGTCCGAGCCGCTGACCATCACCGGCCAGCGTGGCAACGCCGTGCTCATCGGCGAGGAGGACTGGCTCGCCATCCAGGAGACGCTGTTCCTTGAGTCGGTACCGGGGTTGGCCGATTCCATCCGGCGCTCCCGCGCGGAGGGTGTCGACGCGGGCTCGACCGAGCTTGACTGGTGA
- a CDS encoding maleylpyruvate isomerase N-terminal domain-containing protein, with product MEAIEHAKPVRPADRTAALALRSRATEGLLSALRSTFPDAPAWSWFEADQTVGFTLRMQTHEATIHRVDAELTAGLPVSPIADDIAVAGLDHVIDVMWAWVPGGVEAIPVGVVEFRPAGAEPRLVELYRWTGDAWGERYVNQIAARRADADARPARAVVAGEPGQLDLLVWGRPADVDRSGDVELLADFAELIAFGLP from the coding sequence GTGGAGGCCATCGAGCACGCCAAGCCGGTGCGGCCCGCCGACCGGACGGCCGCGCTGGCCCTGCGTTCCCGCGCCACGGAGGGGCTGCTGTCGGCGCTGCGCTCGACGTTCCCGGACGCGCCGGCGTGGAGTTGGTTCGAAGCTGACCAGACCGTCGGGTTCACACTGCGGATGCAAACGCACGAGGCGACGATCCACCGGGTCGACGCCGAGCTGACCGCGGGCCTGCCCGTGTCTCCCATCGCCGACGACATCGCCGTCGCAGGGCTCGACCACGTCATCGACGTGATGTGGGCCTGGGTGCCGGGCGGGGTGGAGGCCATCCCTGTCGGTGTGGTCGAGTTCCGGCCCGCCGGCGCTGAGCCGCGCCTGGTCGAGCTGTACCGGTGGACGGGCGACGCCTGGGGCGAGCGTTACGTCAACCAGATCGCCGCAAGGCGAGCCGACGCCGATGCAAGGCCGGCCCGCGCCGTCGTGGCGGGGGAGCCAGGCCAGCTCGACCTGCTGGTGTGGGGCCGGCCCGCGGACGTCGATCGCTCGGGTGATGTGGAGCTGCTGGCCGACTTCGCCGAGCTCATCGCCTTCGGTCTGCCCTGA
- the efp gene encoding elongation factor P yields MASTNDLKNGMVLDLDGQLWQVLWFQHHKPGKGNTVVRSKLKHVLTGKIIDKTFNSDTKVDTATVDRREMQYLYMDGDDYVFMDNTTFDQFMISEDIVGDAKDFMLENQNAIVATHEGNPLFIELPASVELEVTYTEPGLQGDRSTGGTKPATLQTGKEIQVPLFITTGELIKVDTREGGSYLGRVSN; encoded by the coding sequence ATGGCGTCAACCAATGATCTGAAGAACGGAATGGTTCTGGATCTCGATGGTCAGCTCTGGCAGGTCCTCTGGTTCCAGCACCACAAGCCGGGCAAGGGCAACACCGTCGTGCGTTCGAAGCTGAAGCACGTTCTGACCGGCAAGATCATCGACAAGACCTTCAACTCCGACACCAAGGTCGACACCGCGACCGTCGACCGTCGCGAGATGCAGTACCTCTACATGGACGGCGACGACTACGTCTTCATGGACAACACCACGTTCGACCAGTTCATGATCTCCGAGGACATCGTCGGAGATGCCAAGGACTTCATGCTGGAGAACCAGAACGCGATCGTCGCCACCCATGAGGGCAACCCGCTGTTCATCGAACTCCCGGCATCGGTCGAGCTCGAGGTCACCTACACCGAACCCGGCCTCCAGGGCGACCGCTCGACCGGCGGCACCAAGCCCGCCACGCTGCAGACCGGCAAGGAGATCCAGGTCCCGCTGTTCATCACCACCGGTGAGCTGATCAAGGTCGACACCCGCGAGGGTGGCTCCTACCTGGGTCGCGTCAGCAACTGA
- a CDS encoding peptide MFS transporter: MGVNLGGLIGPLVTGALWGWKGFHWGFAAAALGMALGLAQYLLLRRGTIGDIGNRASNPLRKAEAPRYLLFAGVGVAAIVIAGLMGWLQAERLAGIVVMVTLVATVALFAVILSSKKITEAKRSRVVSFIPMFIASATFWSLFQQQFTIIVVYADQRLNRDVFGFEISPAWVNSINPIFIVIFAGVFAAMWTKLGDRQPSTPLKFAAGTFIMGVAFLLFIPYAGGGANSTPLMWIVLILFLFTLAELFLSPVGQSLATKLAPEAFKTQMIALFFLSVAVGSAMAGVLKRWYTEETEVAYSLAVGGGSILVAVVMVLLNKWIVKKMAGVR, translated from the coding sequence ATGGGCGTCAACCTCGGCGGCCTGATCGGGCCGCTCGTAACCGGCGCCCTGTGGGGCTGGAAGGGCTTCCACTGGGGCTTCGCCGCCGCCGCCCTCGGCATGGCGCTCGGCCTGGCGCAGTACCTGCTGCTGCGCCGCGGCACCATCGGCGACATCGGTAACCGGGCCTCCAACCCCCTGCGGAAGGCCGAGGCTCCCCGCTACCTGCTGTTCGCGGGAGTCGGCGTCGCAGCCATCGTCATCGCAGGACTCATGGGCTGGCTGCAGGCCGAGCGCCTGGCCGGAATCGTGGTCATGGTGACGCTCGTCGCGACCGTGGCACTGTTCGCCGTCATCCTGTCGTCGAAGAAGATCACCGAGGCCAAACGCTCGCGTGTGGTGTCGTTCATCCCGATGTTCATCGCCAGCGCCACGTTCTGGTCGCTGTTCCAGCAGCAGTTCACCATCATCGTGGTCTACGCGGACCAGCGCCTGAACCGCGACGTGTTCGGCTTCGAGATCAGCCCCGCGTGGGTCAACTCGATCAACCCGATCTTCATCGTCATCTTCGCGGGTGTGTTCGCCGCGATGTGGACCAAGCTCGGGGACCGGCAGCCCTCGACGCCGCTCAAGTTCGCGGCCGGCACGTTCATCATGGGCGTGGCGTTCCTGTTGTTCATCCCGTACGCGGGCGGCGGCGCCAACTCCACTCCCCTCATGTGGATCGTGCTGATCCTGTTCCTGTTCACGCTGGCCGAGCTGTTCCTGTCCCCCGTCGGGCAGTCGCTGGCGACCAAGCTGGCTCCGGAGGCGTTCAAGACGCAGATGATCGCGCTGTTCTTCCTGTCGGTGGCCGTGGGCTCCGCGATGGCCGGCGTGCTCAAGCGTTGGTACACGGAGGAGACCGAGGTGGCCTACTCGCTTGCCGTCGGCGGCGGCTCCATCCTCGTGGCCGTGGTCATGGTTCTGCTGAACAAGTGGATCGTGAAGAAGATGGCGGGGGTCCGCTGA
- a CDS encoding DUF456 domain-containing protein, with translation MTPEIIAAVAAAVLALVGLAGIVFPVLPGSITVGAGALVWAIWGGSGWGWIAFGVIAVLLMIGAASSWLLTGRSLQKHEVPKWPITVGLLLGVVGMFVLPGFGLPIGFAVGLLLAEWYRMRDLRKALSTSLQTLKALGLGILVELGCAMLAVAVLAVTIATAW, from the coding sequence ATGACACCCGAGATCATCGCCGCCGTCGCGGCCGCAGTCCTGGCCCTCGTCGGGCTGGCGGGCATCGTGTTTCCCGTGCTGCCCGGCAGCATCACGGTCGGCGCCGGCGCGCTGGTGTGGGCGATCTGGGGCGGCTCCGGCTGGGGCTGGATTGCCTTCGGGGTCATCGCCGTGCTGCTGATGATCGGTGCCGCCAGCAGTTGGCTGCTCACCGGCCGGTCGCTGCAGAAGCACGAGGTGCCCAAGTGGCCGATCACCGTCGGGCTCCTGCTGGGGGTGGTGGGCATGTTCGTGCTGCCGGGCTTCGGCCTGCCCATCGGGTTCGCCGTCGGCCTACTCCTGGCCGAGTGGTACCGCATGAGGGACCTCCGCAAGGCGCTGTCCACCAGCCTGCAGACCCTCAAGGCGCTCGGGCTCGGGATCCTGGTCGAGCTTGGCTGCGCGATGCTGGCCGTGGCCGTACTCGCCGTGACCATCGCCACGGCGTGGTGA
- a CDS encoding Txe/YoeB family addiction module toxin: MSPWTLVYSRQAQKDAQKLASSGLKTKAQHLLEVLAQDPFTTPPKYEKLVGDLAGCYSRRINIQHRLVYEVLPDRHVVHILRMWTHYE; the protein is encoded by the coding sequence GTGAGTCCCTGGACTCTGGTGTACTCACGCCAAGCCCAGAAGGACGCCCAGAAGCTGGCCTCCTCAGGGCTGAAGACGAAGGCGCAGCACCTGCTGGAGGTTCTGGCCCAGGACCCGTTCACCACGCCACCCAAGTACGAGAAGTTGGTCGGCGACCTCGCTGGCTGCTACTCACGGCGCATCAACATCCAGCACCGACTTGTCTATGAGGTGCTCCCTGATCGCCACGTTGTCCACATCCTGAGGATGTGGACCCACTACGAGTAG
- a CDS encoding HAD-IIA family hydrolase has translation MITNAANRRLPRRWYGAYVFDLDGTIYLGDQLLPTVADTIRRLHERGIPVRYLSNNPTRSVIEYLDKLGRLGVPVERGEVVNTLVSTTMWLRANRSDAVVYPIGEEPLLRALEEAGIQISDDPARIDIVLASYDRTFEYRKLQIAFDALWFHRRAVLMSTNPDRYCPFPGGRGQPDAASIVAAIEASTGAVCERTFGKPSELMAQIVLETVSAEPSNAVMVGDRLATDIAMGVTAGMDTALVLTGDSVRDEVARLPESMRPTYVLERLSELLPER, from the coding sequence ATGATCACGAACGCAGCCAATCGTCGACTGCCACGACGCTGGTACGGAGCGTACGTCTTCGATCTGGACGGCACGATCTACCTCGGTGACCAACTGCTGCCCACTGTGGCGGACACCATTCGGCGGCTCCACGAGCGCGGAATCCCGGTGCGCTACCTGTCGAACAACCCGACCCGAAGCGTCATCGAATACCTGGACAAGCTCGGCCGACTCGGCGTTCCGGTAGAGCGTGGCGAGGTGGTCAACACCTTGGTGTCCACCACGATGTGGCTGCGTGCCAATCGTTCGGACGCCGTGGTCTACCCCATCGGCGAGGAGCCGTTGCTTCGGGCGCTGGAAGAGGCCGGCATCCAAATCAGCGACGATCCGGCGCGGATCGACATCGTCCTGGCCAGCTACGACCGGACGTTCGAGTATCGCAAGCTCCAGATCGCCTTCGACGCCTTGTGGTTCCACCGGCGCGCCGTGCTGATGTCCACGAATCCCGATCGCTACTGCCCCTTCCCCGGCGGACGGGGGCAGCCCGACGCCGCCAGCATCGTCGCGGCGATCGAAGCCAGCACGGGCGCCGTGTGTGAACGGACCTTCGGTAAACCGTCCGAACTGATGGCCCAGATCGTCCTAGAGACGGTCTCGGCCGAGCCGTCCAATGCGGTCATGGTCGGAGACCGGCTAGCGACCGATATCGCCATGGGCGTCACCGCGGGCATGGACACCGCGCTGGTGTTGACCGGCGACTCAGTGCGCGACGAGGTGGCCCGACTCCCCGAGTCGATGCGGCCCACGTACGTCCTCGAGCGGCTGTCCGAACTGCTTCCGGAGCGATGA
- a CDS encoding type II toxin-antitoxin system Phd/YefM family antitoxin: MSRADYDALEGTAHLLRVPANAQHLLESLAQARSGERVERDLVR; the protein is encoded by the coding sequence ATGTCGCGGGCAGACTACGACGCTCTCGAGGGGACCGCCCACCTCTTGCGCGTCCCGGCCAATGCGCAGCACCTCCTTGAGAGCCTGGCCCAGGCCCGTTCGGGCGAGCGCGTCGAGCGTGACCTTGTGCGATGA
- a CDS encoding site-specific integrase — translation MLLPEDLSLDAAEAAFASASRASSTLRGYRSDWTEFVTWCRDNHHTALPATDIAISRYISALATAGAKVGTISRRLSTIRFAHKVRNHPDPTQTARVIAVWEGIRRQLGAPPDQARPLMPPLLLDVVDACPTMTKWKTRDDEPSLSGIRDRVLLLVGFVSALRASELAALEVDQIKPHDRGLVIELTHSKTNQTGDLELVVLPWGARQDYCPVTALRHWLTVAGITESLVFRPVSKGNRVSSRGLTPDGLSRLITQAVTRAGLDATGFSAHSLRAGFVTYAAKRGATSLQIARQTRHKDLASIGIYTRIEDAWEENAATQLPSEEVGRLGLESSPGPAGGPLATPPLHSHLPRVARSLGEARRCLVVRFGCSSGYHGWHD, via the coding sequence ATGTTGCTGCCGGAGGACCTGTCGTTGGATGCGGCCGAGGCTGCGTTCGCCTCAGCGTCGAGGGCTTCGTCGACGTTGCGCGGGTACCGCTCCGACTGGACCGAGTTCGTCACCTGGTGCCGCGACAACCACCACACGGCGCTGCCCGCCACCGACATCGCGATCTCCCGCTACATCTCGGCGCTGGCCACCGCCGGGGCGAAGGTCGGCACGATCAGCCGGCGTCTGTCGACGATCCGGTTCGCCCACAAGGTCCGTAACCATCCCGACCCCACCCAAACCGCACGCGTGATCGCCGTGTGGGAAGGGATCCGCCGACAGCTCGGGGCTCCCCCGGACCAGGCCCGCCCCCTCATGCCCCCACTCCTCCTCGACGTCGTTGATGCCTGCCCGACGATGACGAAATGGAAGACCCGCGACGATGAACCCTCGCTCAGCGGGATCCGGGACCGGGTACTCCTGCTGGTCGGGTTCGTGTCCGCGCTGCGCGCCTCCGAACTCGCCGCCCTCGAGGTCGATCAGATCAAACCCCACGATCGCGGCCTGGTGATCGAGCTCACCCACTCCAAAACCAACCAGACCGGAGACCTTGAGCTCGTGGTCCTCCCCTGGGGTGCCCGCCAGGACTACTGCCCCGTCACCGCACTACGCCACTGGCTCACCGTCGCCGGCATCACCGAAAGCCTGGTGTTCCGGCCCGTCTCCAAAGGCAACCGCGTCAGCAGCCGTGGCCTCACCCCCGACGGACTATCCCGCCTGATCACCCAGGCAGTCACCCGGGCCGGTCTCGACGCCACCGGCTTCTCGGCGCACTCCCTGAGGGCGGGTTTCGTCACCTACGCCGCTAAACGCGGCGCCACCTCCCTGCAGATCGCCCGTCAGACCCGCCACAAGGACCTCGCCTCCATCGGCATCTACACCCGCATCGAAGACGCCTGGGAAGAAAACGCCGCCACCCAACTCCCCTCTGAAGAGGTTGGCAGGCTTGGCCTCGAATCGTCGCCGGGTCCGGCCGGAGGCCCCCTGGCCACTCCCCCGCTTCACTCTCATCTGCCGAGAGTCGCGCGTTCGCTCGGTGAAGCCCGGAGGTGCTTAGTTGTACGTTTCGGCTGTTCCAGCGGCTACCATGGGTGGCATGACTGA
- the carA gene encoding glutamine-hydrolyzing carbamoyl-phosphate synthase small subunit: MSSLPALLVLEDGRVFRGQSFGALGETFGELVFSTGMSGYQETLTDPSYHRQVVLATAPHIGNTGWNDEDGESSKIWVAGYIVRDPSPRPSNWRSSHSLDTELEKQGIVGISDIDTRALTRHIRDAGAMRVGISTTETNADALLERVRNQPQMAGADLSADVTTREPYVVPAVGEKKFTVAAIDLGIKAMTPAQLAARGFEVHVLPATASLADIRALGADGVFFSNGPGDPSTATGPIALLRAVLDAGLPYFGICFGNQLFGRALGLGTYKLKFGHRGINQPVIDRTTGKVEVTAHNHGFAVDAPLDRATDTPYGEVTVSHVCLNDDVVEGLELRRDGRLVGFSVQYHPEAAAGPHDANYLFDRFVDVVSAGKDA, from the coding sequence ATGAGTTCCCTTCCTGCATTGTTGGTTCTGGAGGATGGGCGCGTATTTCGTGGCCAGTCCTTCGGTGCCCTGGGCGAGACGTTCGGTGAGCTCGTCTTCTCGACCGGCATGTCCGGCTACCAGGAGACCCTGACCGACCCCAGCTACCACCGGCAGGTCGTGCTCGCCACGGCCCCGCACATCGGTAACACCGGCTGGAACGACGAGGACGGCGAGTCGTCCAAGATCTGGGTCGCCGGCTACATCGTGCGCGACCCCTCCCCACGCCCGTCGAACTGGCGCAGCAGCCACAGCCTCGACACGGAGCTCGAGAAGCAGGGCATCGTCGGCATCAGCGACATCGACACGCGTGCGCTGACCCGTCACATCCGCGACGCCGGCGCCATGCGCGTCGGCATCTCCACCACCGAGACGAATGCCGACGCGCTGCTCGAGCGGGTTCGCAACCAGCCGCAGATGGCGGGCGCGGACCTCAGCGCGGACGTGACGACCCGCGAGCCGTACGTCGTGCCTGCGGTGGGGGAGAAGAAGTTCACGGTCGCGGCCATCGACCTCGGCATCAAGGCGATGACCCCCGCGCAGCTCGCCGCCCGCGGCTTCGAGGTCCACGTTCTGCCCGCCACCGCGTCGCTCGCCGACATCCGCGCCCTCGGCGCAGACGGCGTCTTCTTCAGCAACGGCCCCGGCGACCCGTCCACCGCGACCGGCCCGATCGCCCTGCTGCGAGCCGTCCTCGACGCCGGCCTGCCCTACTTCGGCATCTGCTTCGGCAACCAGCTCTTCGGCCGGGCGCTCGGCCTGGGAACCTACAAGCTGAAGTTCGGCCACCGTGGCATCAACCAGCCCGTGATCGACCGGACCACAGGCAAGGTGGAGGTGACGGCGCACAACCACGGCTTCGCCGTCGACGCGCCGCTCGACCGGGCCACCGACACGCCCTACGGCGAGGTCACCGTCAGCCACGTCTGCCTGAACGACGACGTCGTGGAGGGGCTCGAGCTCCGCCGCGACGGCCGCCTCGTCGGCTTCTCGGTCCAGTACCACCCCGAGGCCGCCGCAGGCCCGCACGACGCCAACTACCTCTTCGATCGTTTCGTCGACGTCGTGTCGGCCGGAAAGGACGCCTGA
- a CDS encoding Txe/YoeB family addiction module toxin yields the protein MRLVFTVNGWDDYTYWLAADGQTLKRINRLIDDALRGPASGIGKPEPLRHMLAGAWSRRITEEHRLVYLVDGDDLVILQARFHYSHANENRCSPELMGAPGAAP from the coding sequence ATGAGACTCGTCTTCACTGTCAACGGCTGGGACGACTACACCTATTGGCTGGCTGCCGATGGCCAGACTCTCAAGCGCATCAACCGCCTGATTGATGATGCCCTGCGCGGCCCGGCCTCAGGGATCGGTAAGCCTGAGCCGTTGCGGCACATGCTCGCGGGTGCCTGGTCACGCAGGATTACTGAGGAGCACAGGCTTGTCTACCTGGTCGACGGCGACGACCTCGTGATCCTGCAGGCGCGCTTCCACTACAGTCATGCCAACGAGAACAGGTGCTCTCCAGAGTTGATGGGAGCCCCTGGAGCAGCCCCGTAG
- a CDS encoding response regulator transcription factor gives MRVFLAEDQFLLRQGLENLLRTGGVEVVGSRPDAEGLAGLVRWCLHHRRTGCPRS, from the coding sequence ATGCGCGTGTTCCTTGCAGAAGACCAGTTCCTGTTGCGGCAGGGTCTCGAGAACCTGCTCCGCACCGGCGGCGTCGAGGTCGTCGGTAGCCGGCCGGATGCGGAGGGTCTTGCCGGCCTGGTCAGGTGGTGCCTGCACCACCGTCGAACCGGGTGCCCGCGCTCCTGA
- a CDS encoding xylulokinase, with protein sequence MKVTRSDGPLVVAVDTSTTATKAVVVDPVGRVLATGRSDIPLHTPADGFYEHDPRDWWRSTDDAVRAALAELDGVDRSRIAAMCVTPQRQSFGLFRSDGEPIRRGPLWLDSRAAEQVARYGTEAVHRLSGMPPDVTPSLYKMAWLKEHEPEVLAAADKVVGVHSYVTFRLTGEWLDSTATADSLGLFDMERLDFADALLEIAGVSRSQMARLVGAGDVMAEVRADVAQSWGLPGTIPLVAGCGDGQAAALGAGVVQPKEAYLNMGTAIVMGVHSPSYQCGSVYRTDVAGLPGKYVLEAVQNSGAYLAGWFRENLGDPALGGKPDPDLDLQAAAAGIGAAGLIVLPYWNAVQSPHWDPFARGAVVGLTGGQGRGHIYRAILEGLSLETARNLRSMAQDAGTAISEVRVMGGRQRSTLWRQIMTDTIGIPLVACEEAEISALGAAMMAMSVTGAHGDVPDIARCALEMARPGDVSEPNAAAHERYLEIGDIQGGLYAGLKDLFPRLHDYAAKYSQIDPSPLG encoded by the coding sequence ATGAAGGTCACCCGATCTGACGGGCCACTGGTTGTGGCTGTCGACACCTCCACCACAGCGACGAAGGCTGTCGTCGTCGACCCTGTCGGCCGGGTGCTCGCGACGGGGCGCAGCGACATTCCATTGCACACCCCGGCGGACGGCTTCTACGAGCATGACCCGCGCGACTGGTGGCGCTCCACCGACGACGCAGTCCGCGCAGCCTTGGCAGAGCTGGACGGCGTCGACCGATCGCGGATTGCCGCGATGTGCGTGACACCGCAGCGGCAGTCGTTCGGACTTTTCCGTTCTGATGGTGAGCCGATCCGCCGCGGACCCCTGTGGCTAGACAGCCGGGCTGCCGAACAGGTCGCTCGCTACGGCACTGAAGCCGTCCACCGACTCTCGGGTATGCCGCCGGACGTCACACCCTCCCTATACAAGATGGCGTGGCTCAAGGAGCATGAGCCGGAAGTCCTAGCTGCGGCGGACAAGGTCGTCGGGGTACACAGCTATGTCACATTCCGCCTCACCGGTGAGTGGCTCGATTCGACGGCGACCGCGGATAGCCTGGGCCTGTTCGACATGGAGCGTCTTGACTTCGCAGATGCCTTGCTGGAGATCGCGGGAGTCTCGCGGAGCCAGATGGCCAGACTCGTCGGAGCCGGTGATGTCATGGCTGAGGTTCGAGCCGACGTCGCACAGAGTTGGGGCTTGCCCGGCACGATTCCCCTCGTGGCAGGCTGCGGCGACGGACAAGCAGCCGCCCTGGGTGCAGGTGTGGTGCAACCGAAAGAGGCCTATCTGAACATGGGCACGGCGATCGTGATGGGCGTACACTCGCCGTCCTATCAATGCGGCTCCGTGTATCGCACGGACGTTGCGGGCCTCCCGGGCAAGTACGTCCTGGAGGCGGTCCAGAACTCCGGGGCATACCTTGCGGGCTGGTTCCGCGAGAACCTTGGCGACCCGGCGTTGGGTGGCAAGCCCGATCCCGACCTCGACCTGCAGGCGGCCGCGGCTGGCATCGGCGCGGCTGGCCTGATCGTGTTGCCGTACTGGAACGCCGTACAGAGCCCGCACTGGGACCCGTTCGCGCGTGGGGCAGTTGTCGGCCTCACCGGTGGGCAAGGCAGGGGCCACATCTATCGGGCTATCCTCGAAGGCTTGAGCCTGGAGACCGCCCGAAACCTTCGCAGCATGGCGCAAGACGCGGGGACTGCCATCAGCGAGGTGCGAGTCATGGGCGGTAGGCAACGTTCGACACTGTGGCGGCAGATCATGACCGACACAATCGGCATCCCGCTGGTCGCCTGCGAGGAAGCCGAGATCTCTGCTCTCGGAGCCGCCATGATGGCAATGTCAGTCACAGGGGCACACGGTGACGTTCCGGATATCGCCCGCTGCGCCCTCGAGATGGCAAGGCCGGGCGACGTCTCCGAACCGAACGCAGCCGCCCACGAGCGGTACCTCGAGATCGGCGACATCCAGGGAGGGTTGTACGCCGGCCTCAAGGATTTGTTCCCGAGGCTCCACGACTACGCGGCCAAGTACTCGCAGATCGACCCCAGCCCTCTCGGGTAG
- a CDS encoding type II toxin-antitoxin system Phd/YefM family antitoxin, with protein MTEMTVSDARARLADVVDAARVGHDPVYLTRRGQRVAAVIDADDLDRLIAAAEDLADLEAVRAARAEIADGESAIPWEQVKADLGLA; from the coding sequence ATGACTGAGATGACTGTGAGTGACGCCCGAGCCCGCCTCGCCGATGTCGTGGACGCGGCCCGGGTTGGGCACGACCCGGTGTACCTGACTCGCCGGGGGCAGCGGGTGGCCGCGGTCATCGACGCCGATGATCTGGATCGGCTGATCGCGGCCGCGGAAGACCTGGCCGACCTCGAGGCTGTCCGCGCGGCCCGTGCCGAGATCGCCGATGGTGAGTCGGCGATCCCCTGGGAGCAGGTCAAGGCCGACCTCGGCCTGGCATGA